The Argopecten irradians isolate NY chromosome 4, Ai_NY, whole genome shotgun sequence genome has a window encoding:
- the LOC138321279 gene encoding uncharacterized protein isoform X3, which yields MTKSLLHTSSSSRSSLSPDSSFDAFLRSHTGNAMDPYMASLDDNPEALFDILTIQSMHERYSDSEKTEVSNESFGDVALVTDKDFENFVREFPIDDSISECFAANKFDITATTVNSAYRQPQPRPNKLKKKHIPNGTHDNHILSDDDSKSSDSKKSKLGNLFHRKPKVKDQQKSIHAVDSQNGGQGGETAVGVKVTREETSRSQSSPRKLPPLPKIKGGSSAGSTKGSTDSRRSKSSSQQEMKYWFTIIDAEDDEDKIIQTLSSWPMERLRKLRDGQGNTLLHRAAMVDKTKVITELGARFPELIYDLNYDRLSSLDVSVQCGKSMAMNALLRLQYGDEAPPGERVGKLLEVATKKGECGCLERLLGFLPREEGGELVLPKNSSGDTAAHIAAANGHVTCLHVMIEHGYSGWTENAEGLHPMHVAVHHNQMACYHFFLLHQCCKCLLRGHRADGLTVKRVQSSRMSTQSAIEQLEQRLIRHQKNVLDTLTNSAETQLTITDSLASIYGKLEALLDGMGADKGGQLRTQLDNIRAEGERLQDLFEFSPLTSTSELLSKVLNDFSQLSIESDRSEGETEAAHQEPSPTLFLSKVAEEVQKILPSSKNIPSDVDSIINTILSSPDINANCQTKTPSPLYVTNVVETAKPAEKCEVKSEEPVNLTAEVQVDKVKPREKEVKFSSVLPTNRPPDPQRERQLVVRDTPMYADRYNSRQLQNRMFPRADQESVCSNTLTLTSGITGTEHTSDWTSRVDTLSAESTDSESDWWEDSRRSAPRWRHRRADDEDDEEEDYYDEDDTFSNNIVLNLENEDASDDVLREHRLAEHLKAVKRFNTERTDLVETVVTASGRRLGGRARPDPSYIHNPDPRLSHHRYMQQSAKTDSLRNQKLKERQRSKIKLFSEEDIQRPSEMKQSDFLDSYGRAGGEFQRTTDKHEKRWDEVSLTDADEARENDKAWYEMSEDEESIIQTWRSDEEDNQSRDYRQFTS from the exons TCTCCTGCACACATCTTCCAGCAGTCGGAGCTCCCTCAGTCCTGACTCCAGTTTTGACGCCTTCCTCAGATCACACACTGGTAACGCCATGGACCCGTACATGGCCTCCCTGGACGATAATCCCGAGGCTCTGTTTG ACATCCTCACCATACAGTCTATGCATGAACGATATTCTGACTCTGAAAAAACGGAAGTGAGTAATGAAAGCTTCGGTgatgttgccttggtgacggacaaggattttgagaattttgtGCGTGAATTTCCAATTGATGATAGTATATCTGAATGTTTTGCCGCCAACAAGTTCGATATAACAGCTACTACTGTG AATTCGGCTTACAGACAGCCCCAACCACGGCCAAATAAACTGAAGAAGAAACACATTCCTAATGGTACCCATGACAACCATATATTGAGTGACGATGATTCCAAGTCAAGCGATTCTAAGAAATCTAAACTTGGAAACCTGTTTCATCGTAAACCAAAGGTCAAAGATCAACAAAAGAGCATTCACGCTGTCGACAGCCAGAACGGAGGTCAGGGAGGCGAGACAGCAGTAGGGGTCAAGGTTACACGAGAAGAGACGTCACGTAGTCAGAGTTCTCCACGAAAATTACCGCCCCTCCCTAAAATAAAGGGAGGATCTTCTGCTGGATCCACTAAAGGGTCAACAGACTCCAGAAGGTCAAAGTCGTCTTCACAGCAGGAGATGAAGTACTGGTTCACAATCATTGACGCAGAGGACGATGAAGATAAAATT ATCCAGACACTATCTTCCTGGCCAATGGAAAGGCTGAGGAAACTAAGAGATGGACAAGGAAATACGCTTCTTCACAGGGCAGCAATGGTGGACAAAACTAAAGTTATAACCGAACTTGGAGCAAGGTTTCCGGAGCTAATATACGACCTCAACTACGACCGACTTTCTTCTCTAGATGTATCCGTACag TGTGGGAAATCGATGGCAATGAATGCCCTATTAAGACTACAGTACGGAGATGAGGCGCCACCTGGTGAGAGAGTCGGTAAACTGTTAGAGGTGGCAACCAAGAAAGGAGAG TGCGGATGCCTTGAAAGACTACTAGGCTTTCTGCCCAGGGAAGAGGGAGGCGAATTGGTCCTACCAAAGAACAGTAGCGGTGATACCGCAGCTCACATCGCCGCTGCAAACGGTCATGTTACATGTTTGCAC GTGATGATTGAGCATGGTTACTCAGGATGGACAGAGAACGCTGAAGGTTTACACCCCATGCATGTGGCCGTACACCACAATCAGATGGCATGTTACCACTTCTTCCTACTCCATCAGTGTTGCAAGTGTTTGCTGCGTGGTCACAGGGCGGACGGCCTTACTGTCAAGAG AGTTCAGTCGAGCAGGATGAGTACTCAGAGTGCCATAGAACAG CTAGAACAGCGTCTTATCCGCCACCAGAAGAACGTGCTGGACACGTTGACCAACAGTGCGGAAACACAACTGACCATCACCGATAGTCTGGCTAGTATATACGGAAAGTTGGAGGCGTTGTTAGACGGCATGGGCGCTGACAAAGGGGGACAACTCAG GACACAGTTGGACAACATCCGGGCTGAAGGAGAACGACTGCAGGACCTGTTTGAGTTTTCTCCCTTGACCAGTACGAGTGAACTCCTATCAAAAGTGCTGAATGATTTCTCTCAGCTCTCGATAGAGTCTGATCGGTCAGAGGGAGAAACCGAGGCCGCACATCAGGAACCATCTCCAACTTTATTCTT ATCAAAAGTTGCTGAAGAGGTCCAGAAAATTTTACCGTCCAGCAAAAATATCCCTAGTGACGTCGACAGCATCATCAACACAATTTTATCAAGTCCTGACATTAATGCGAACTGTCAAACTAAAACACCGTCACCTTTGTATGTAACAAATGTCGTAGAAACTGCTAAGCCTGCAGAAAAATGCGAGGTGAAATCAGAAGAGCCAGTTAATTTGACAGCGGAAGTGCAAGTTGATAAAGTTAAACCAAGAGAAAAGGAGGTGAAATTCTCCAGTGTCTTACCTACAAATCGCCCACCAGATCCACAACGGGAGAGACAATTAGTTGTGCGAGATACCCCTATGTATGCCGATAGGTACAACTCACGGCAGCTACAAAACAGGATGTTCCCTCGTGCCGACCAAGAGTCGGTTTGTTCGAACACGTTAACGCTGACTTCCGGTATAACTGGAACAGAACACACGTCAGATTGGACATCACGTGTTGATACACTCAGTGCTGAATCGACAGATTCCGAATCTGACTGGTGGGAAGACTCACGACGTAGTGCTCCTAGATGGCGTCACAGAAGAGCAGATGATGAGGACGATGAGGAGGAGGACTATTATGATGAAGATGATACATTTTCCAATAATATAGTGCTTAACCTTGAGAATGAGGATGCATCAGACGATGTGCTGCGGGAACATCGTCTTGCAGAGCACCTCAAAGCAGTGAAGCGATTTAACACAGAACGGACTGACTTGGTGGAAACTGTTGTCACTGCTAGTGGGAGGAGACTCGGGGGTCGGGCTAGACCTGATCCGTCCTATATACACAATCCCGATCCCCGCCTTAGTCACCACCGATATATGCAGCAAAGTGCCAAAACAGATTCACTGCGCAACCAGAAGTTAAAAGAACGACAGCGGTCAaagataaaattatttagtgAAGAGGATATCCAGCGACCTAGTGAAATGAAACAATCAGATTTTCTGGACAGTTACGGACGGGCAGGTGGAGAGTTCCAGCGAACCACAGACAAACATGAGAAACGATGGGACGAAGTATCGTTAACA GAT
- the LOC138321279 gene encoding uncharacterized protein isoform X2 — translation MSSISSGSSSDLSQILLHTSSSSRSSLSPDSSFDAFLRSHTGNAMDPYMASLDDNPEALFDILTIQSMHERYSDSEKTEVSNESFGDVALVTDKDFENFVREFPIDDSISECFAANKFDITATTVNSAYRQPQPRPNKLKKKHIPNGTHDNHILSDDDSKSSDSKKSKLGNLFHRKPKVKDQQKSIHAVDSQNGGQGGETAVGVKVTREETSRSQSSPRKLPPLPKIKGGSSAGSTKGSTDSRRSKSSSQQEMKYWFTIIDAEDDEDKIIQTLSSWPMERLRKLRDGQGNTLLHRAAMVDKTKVITELGARFPELIYDLNYDRLSSLDVSVQCGKSMAMNALLRLQYGDEAPPGERVGKLLEVATKKGECGCLERLLGFLPREEGGELVLPKNSSGDTAAHIAAANGHVTCLHVMIEHGYSGWTENAEGLHPMHVAVHHNQMACYHFFLLHQCCKCLLRGHRADGLTVKRVQSSRMSTQSAIEQLEQRLIRHQKNVLDTLTNSAETQLTITDSLASIYGKLEALLDGMGADKGGQLRTQLDNIRAEGERLQDLFEFSPLTSTSELLSKVLNDFSQLSIESDRSEGETEAAHQEPSPTLFLSKVAEEVQKILPSSKNIPSDVDSIINTILSSPDINANCQTKTPSPLYVTNVVETAKPAEKCEVKSEEPVNLTAEVQVDKVKPREKEVKFSSVLPTNRPPDPQRERQLVVRDTPMYADRYNSRQLQNRMFPRADQESVCSNTLTLTSGITGTEHTSDWTSRVDTLSAESTDSESDWWEDSRRSAPRWRHRRADDEDDEEEDYYDEDDTFSNNIVLNLENEDASDDVLREHRLAEHLKAVKRFNTERTDLVETVVTASGRRLGGRARPDPSYIHNPDPRLSHHRYMQQSAKTDSLRNQKLKERQRSKIKLFSEEDIQRPSEMKQSDFLDSYGRAGGEFQRTTDKHEKRWDEVSLTDADEARENDKAWYEMSEDEESIIQTWRSDEEDNQSRDYRQFTS, via the exons TCTCCTGCACACATCTTCCAGCAGTCGGAGCTCCCTCAGTCCTGACTCCAGTTTTGACGCCTTCCTCAGATCACACACTGGTAACGCCATGGACCCGTACATGGCCTCCCTGGACGATAATCCCGAGGCTCTGTTTG ACATCCTCACCATACAGTCTATGCATGAACGATATTCTGACTCTGAAAAAACGGAAGTGAGTAATGAAAGCTTCGGTgatgttgccttggtgacggacaaggattttgagaattttgtGCGTGAATTTCCAATTGATGATAGTATATCTGAATGTTTTGCCGCCAACAAGTTCGATATAACAGCTACTACTGTG AATTCGGCTTACAGACAGCCCCAACCACGGCCAAATAAACTGAAGAAGAAACACATTCCTAATGGTACCCATGACAACCATATATTGAGTGACGATGATTCCAAGTCAAGCGATTCTAAGAAATCTAAACTTGGAAACCTGTTTCATCGTAAACCAAAGGTCAAAGATCAACAAAAGAGCATTCACGCTGTCGACAGCCAGAACGGAGGTCAGGGAGGCGAGACAGCAGTAGGGGTCAAGGTTACACGAGAAGAGACGTCACGTAGTCAGAGTTCTCCACGAAAATTACCGCCCCTCCCTAAAATAAAGGGAGGATCTTCTGCTGGATCCACTAAAGGGTCAACAGACTCCAGAAGGTCAAAGTCGTCTTCACAGCAGGAGATGAAGTACTGGTTCACAATCATTGACGCAGAGGACGATGAAGATAAAATT ATCCAGACACTATCTTCCTGGCCAATGGAAAGGCTGAGGAAACTAAGAGATGGACAAGGAAATACGCTTCTTCACAGGGCAGCAATGGTGGACAAAACTAAAGTTATAACCGAACTTGGAGCAAGGTTTCCGGAGCTAATATACGACCTCAACTACGACCGACTTTCTTCTCTAGATGTATCCGTACag TGTGGGAAATCGATGGCAATGAATGCCCTATTAAGACTACAGTACGGAGATGAGGCGCCACCTGGTGAGAGAGTCGGTAAACTGTTAGAGGTGGCAACCAAGAAAGGAGAG TGCGGATGCCTTGAAAGACTACTAGGCTTTCTGCCCAGGGAAGAGGGAGGCGAATTGGTCCTACCAAAGAACAGTAGCGGTGATACCGCAGCTCACATCGCCGCTGCAAACGGTCATGTTACATGTTTGCAC GTGATGATTGAGCATGGTTACTCAGGATGGACAGAGAACGCTGAAGGTTTACACCCCATGCATGTGGCCGTACACCACAATCAGATGGCATGTTACCACTTCTTCCTACTCCATCAGTGTTGCAAGTGTTTGCTGCGTGGTCACAGGGCGGACGGCCTTACTGTCAAGAG AGTTCAGTCGAGCAGGATGAGTACTCAGAGTGCCATAGAACAG CTAGAACAGCGTCTTATCCGCCACCAGAAGAACGTGCTGGACACGTTGACCAACAGTGCGGAAACACAACTGACCATCACCGATAGTCTGGCTAGTATATACGGAAAGTTGGAGGCGTTGTTAGACGGCATGGGCGCTGACAAAGGGGGACAACTCAG GACACAGTTGGACAACATCCGGGCTGAAGGAGAACGACTGCAGGACCTGTTTGAGTTTTCTCCCTTGACCAGTACGAGTGAACTCCTATCAAAAGTGCTGAATGATTTCTCTCAGCTCTCGATAGAGTCTGATCGGTCAGAGGGAGAAACCGAGGCCGCACATCAGGAACCATCTCCAACTTTATTCTT ATCAAAAGTTGCTGAAGAGGTCCAGAAAATTTTACCGTCCAGCAAAAATATCCCTAGTGACGTCGACAGCATCATCAACACAATTTTATCAAGTCCTGACATTAATGCGAACTGTCAAACTAAAACACCGTCACCTTTGTATGTAACAAATGTCGTAGAAACTGCTAAGCCTGCAGAAAAATGCGAGGTGAAATCAGAAGAGCCAGTTAATTTGACAGCGGAAGTGCAAGTTGATAAAGTTAAACCAAGAGAAAAGGAGGTGAAATTCTCCAGTGTCTTACCTACAAATCGCCCACCAGATCCACAACGGGAGAGACAATTAGTTGTGCGAGATACCCCTATGTATGCCGATAGGTACAACTCACGGCAGCTACAAAACAGGATGTTCCCTCGTGCCGACCAAGAGTCGGTTTGTTCGAACACGTTAACGCTGACTTCCGGTATAACTGGAACAGAACACACGTCAGATTGGACATCACGTGTTGATACACTCAGTGCTGAATCGACAGATTCCGAATCTGACTGGTGGGAAGACTCACGACGTAGTGCTCCTAGATGGCGTCACAGAAGAGCAGATGATGAGGACGATGAGGAGGAGGACTATTATGATGAAGATGATACATTTTCCAATAATATAGTGCTTAACCTTGAGAATGAGGATGCATCAGACGATGTGCTGCGGGAACATCGTCTTGCAGAGCACCTCAAAGCAGTGAAGCGATTTAACACAGAACGGACTGACTTGGTGGAAACTGTTGTCACTGCTAGTGGGAGGAGACTCGGGGGTCGGGCTAGACCTGATCCGTCCTATATACACAATCCCGATCCCCGCCTTAGTCACCACCGATATATGCAGCAAAGTGCCAAAACAGATTCACTGCGCAACCAGAAGTTAAAAGAACGACAGCGGTCAaagataaaattatttagtgAAGAGGATATCCAGCGACCTAGTGAAATGAAACAATCAGATTTTCTGGACAGTTACGGACGGGCAGGTGGAGAGTTCCAGCGAACCACAGACAAACATGAGAAACGATGGGACGAAGTATCGTTAACA GAT
- the LOC138321279 gene encoding uncharacterized protein isoform X1, producing the protein MQSIMRYLRYTCMMENEEYARFGPKYRRKLPQSTDSSLLHTSSSSRSSLSPDSSFDAFLRSHTGNAMDPYMASLDDNPEALFDILTIQSMHERYSDSEKTEVSNESFGDVALVTDKDFENFVREFPIDDSISECFAANKFDITATTVNSAYRQPQPRPNKLKKKHIPNGTHDNHILSDDDSKSSDSKKSKLGNLFHRKPKVKDQQKSIHAVDSQNGGQGGETAVGVKVTREETSRSQSSPRKLPPLPKIKGGSSAGSTKGSTDSRRSKSSSQQEMKYWFTIIDAEDDEDKIIQTLSSWPMERLRKLRDGQGNTLLHRAAMVDKTKVITELGARFPELIYDLNYDRLSSLDVSVQCGKSMAMNALLRLQYGDEAPPGERVGKLLEVATKKGECGCLERLLGFLPREEGGELVLPKNSSGDTAAHIAAANGHVTCLHVMIEHGYSGWTENAEGLHPMHVAVHHNQMACYHFFLLHQCCKCLLRGHRADGLTVKRVQSSRMSTQSAIEQLEQRLIRHQKNVLDTLTNSAETQLTITDSLASIYGKLEALLDGMGADKGGQLRTQLDNIRAEGERLQDLFEFSPLTSTSELLSKVLNDFSQLSIESDRSEGETEAAHQEPSPTLFLSKVAEEVQKILPSSKNIPSDVDSIINTILSSPDINANCQTKTPSPLYVTNVVETAKPAEKCEVKSEEPVNLTAEVQVDKVKPREKEVKFSSVLPTNRPPDPQRERQLVVRDTPMYADRYNSRQLQNRMFPRADQESVCSNTLTLTSGITGTEHTSDWTSRVDTLSAESTDSESDWWEDSRRSAPRWRHRRADDEDDEEEDYYDEDDTFSNNIVLNLENEDASDDVLREHRLAEHLKAVKRFNTERTDLVETVVTASGRRLGGRARPDPSYIHNPDPRLSHHRYMQQSAKTDSLRNQKLKERQRSKIKLFSEEDIQRPSEMKQSDFLDSYGRAGGEFQRTTDKHEKRWDEVSLTDADEARENDKAWYEMSEDEESIIQTWRSDEEDNQSRDYRQFTS; encoded by the exons TCTCCTGCACACATCTTCCAGCAGTCGGAGCTCCCTCAGTCCTGACTCCAGTTTTGACGCCTTCCTCAGATCACACACTGGTAACGCCATGGACCCGTACATGGCCTCCCTGGACGATAATCCCGAGGCTCTGTTTG ACATCCTCACCATACAGTCTATGCATGAACGATATTCTGACTCTGAAAAAACGGAAGTGAGTAATGAAAGCTTCGGTgatgttgccttggtgacggacaaggattttgagaattttgtGCGTGAATTTCCAATTGATGATAGTATATCTGAATGTTTTGCCGCCAACAAGTTCGATATAACAGCTACTACTGTG AATTCGGCTTACAGACAGCCCCAACCACGGCCAAATAAACTGAAGAAGAAACACATTCCTAATGGTACCCATGACAACCATATATTGAGTGACGATGATTCCAAGTCAAGCGATTCTAAGAAATCTAAACTTGGAAACCTGTTTCATCGTAAACCAAAGGTCAAAGATCAACAAAAGAGCATTCACGCTGTCGACAGCCAGAACGGAGGTCAGGGAGGCGAGACAGCAGTAGGGGTCAAGGTTACACGAGAAGAGACGTCACGTAGTCAGAGTTCTCCACGAAAATTACCGCCCCTCCCTAAAATAAAGGGAGGATCTTCTGCTGGATCCACTAAAGGGTCAACAGACTCCAGAAGGTCAAAGTCGTCTTCACAGCAGGAGATGAAGTACTGGTTCACAATCATTGACGCAGAGGACGATGAAGATAAAATT ATCCAGACACTATCTTCCTGGCCAATGGAAAGGCTGAGGAAACTAAGAGATGGACAAGGAAATACGCTTCTTCACAGGGCAGCAATGGTGGACAAAACTAAAGTTATAACCGAACTTGGAGCAAGGTTTCCGGAGCTAATATACGACCTCAACTACGACCGACTTTCTTCTCTAGATGTATCCGTACag TGTGGGAAATCGATGGCAATGAATGCCCTATTAAGACTACAGTACGGAGATGAGGCGCCACCTGGTGAGAGAGTCGGTAAACTGTTAGAGGTGGCAACCAAGAAAGGAGAG TGCGGATGCCTTGAAAGACTACTAGGCTTTCTGCCCAGGGAAGAGGGAGGCGAATTGGTCCTACCAAAGAACAGTAGCGGTGATACCGCAGCTCACATCGCCGCTGCAAACGGTCATGTTACATGTTTGCAC GTGATGATTGAGCATGGTTACTCAGGATGGACAGAGAACGCTGAAGGTTTACACCCCATGCATGTGGCCGTACACCACAATCAGATGGCATGTTACCACTTCTTCCTACTCCATCAGTGTTGCAAGTGTTTGCTGCGTGGTCACAGGGCGGACGGCCTTACTGTCAAGAG AGTTCAGTCGAGCAGGATGAGTACTCAGAGTGCCATAGAACAG CTAGAACAGCGTCTTATCCGCCACCAGAAGAACGTGCTGGACACGTTGACCAACAGTGCGGAAACACAACTGACCATCACCGATAGTCTGGCTAGTATATACGGAAAGTTGGAGGCGTTGTTAGACGGCATGGGCGCTGACAAAGGGGGACAACTCAG GACACAGTTGGACAACATCCGGGCTGAAGGAGAACGACTGCAGGACCTGTTTGAGTTTTCTCCCTTGACCAGTACGAGTGAACTCCTATCAAAAGTGCTGAATGATTTCTCTCAGCTCTCGATAGAGTCTGATCGGTCAGAGGGAGAAACCGAGGCCGCACATCAGGAACCATCTCCAACTTTATTCTT ATCAAAAGTTGCTGAAGAGGTCCAGAAAATTTTACCGTCCAGCAAAAATATCCCTAGTGACGTCGACAGCATCATCAACACAATTTTATCAAGTCCTGACATTAATGCGAACTGTCAAACTAAAACACCGTCACCTTTGTATGTAACAAATGTCGTAGAAACTGCTAAGCCTGCAGAAAAATGCGAGGTGAAATCAGAAGAGCCAGTTAATTTGACAGCGGAAGTGCAAGTTGATAAAGTTAAACCAAGAGAAAAGGAGGTGAAATTCTCCAGTGTCTTACCTACAAATCGCCCACCAGATCCACAACGGGAGAGACAATTAGTTGTGCGAGATACCCCTATGTATGCCGATAGGTACAACTCACGGCAGCTACAAAACAGGATGTTCCCTCGTGCCGACCAAGAGTCGGTTTGTTCGAACACGTTAACGCTGACTTCCGGTATAACTGGAACAGAACACACGTCAGATTGGACATCACGTGTTGATACACTCAGTGCTGAATCGACAGATTCCGAATCTGACTGGTGGGAAGACTCACGACGTAGTGCTCCTAGATGGCGTCACAGAAGAGCAGATGATGAGGACGATGAGGAGGAGGACTATTATGATGAAGATGATACATTTTCCAATAATATAGTGCTTAACCTTGAGAATGAGGATGCATCAGACGATGTGCTGCGGGAACATCGTCTTGCAGAGCACCTCAAAGCAGTGAAGCGATTTAACACAGAACGGACTGACTTGGTGGAAACTGTTGTCACTGCTAGTGGGAGGAGACTCGGGGGTCGGGCTAGACCTGATCCGTCCTATATACACAATCCCGATCCCCGCCTTAGTCACCACCGATATATGCAGCAAAGTGCCAAAACAGATTCACTGCGCAACCAGAAGTTAAAAGAACGACAGCGGTCAaagataaaattatttagtgAAGAGGATATCCAGCGACCTAGTGAAATGAAACAATCAGATTTTCTGGACAGTTACGGACGGGCAGGTGGAGAGTTCCAGCGAACCACAGACAAACATGAGAAACGATGGGACGAAGTATCGTTAACA GAT